One window of Zalophus californianus isolate mZalCal1 chromosome 3, mZalCal1.pri.v2, whole genome shotgun sequence genomic DNA carries:
- the LOC113920830 gene encoding protein S100-A10-like, whose protein sequence is MPSQMEHAMETMMFTFHKSAGDKGYLTKEDLRVLMEKEFPGFLENQKDPLAVDKIMKDLDQCRDGKVGFQSFFSLIAGLTIACNDYFVIHMKQKGKK, encoded by the coding sequence ACGCCATGGAAACCATGATGTTCACGTTTCACAAGTCTGCTGGGGATAAAGGCTACTTAACAAAGGAGGACCTGAGAGTACTCATGGAAAAGGAGTTCCCTGGATTTCTGGAAAATCAAAAAGACCCTCTGGCCGTGGACAAAATAATGAAGGACCTGGACCAGTGCCGAGACGGCAAAGTGGGCTTCCAGAGCTTCTTCTCGCTAATTGCTGGGCTCACCATCGCATGCAATGACTATTTTGTAATACACATGAAGCAGAAGGGAAAGAAGTAG